The genomic stretch GACTGCTGCTTTGGTTAGACCATGCCTTTGTCTAATCCTAGAGGTCCAAATAATAATCAAGTAGTAGCAACCGGAACGAAACACTCTGCTTGGTGGTTAACTGCAAATATACCAGAATTCAAACATGATTAGGGCAACCAAAGCTTGCTGGGTCTAAGGAGTCTCTGTATCGGATAAAGACACGGGTGGTGGAAAATTTGGTTTGTGCTCCCACGCATGTGCATGCTGGGTGTGGCCCATATTGACTTCATAAtacaattcactgtcacagtaCAAAAAGCTTCATTTCGACAAATTTGAATGTGGATGTTGGTTTCAGACCAAGGTCATTGCTTTCCTTCCCAGACTGTCGACCCACATACTTCTGTTGACGCTTCCCATTCTGATTCGCCGCTTTCATTAAAGTTCGGTATCAGCTGACGACAACTCCGCCCTTTCCAGTTGCATGGTTCCGTACAAAAACGTCAGATTGATACGTCGGTTTCGGTAGCCTTTGCGAAAGCGAAAGGTGTCAGTTTGATGAAATAGTGCCGAATCGAACAGAACCATGCGATTGGACCGGTACGGGATTGTGACGTTGGCAAAGTCGGTGGGAGCGAGGAGTTGTTCCACCACGGCTTGTGTGTTGGTATTGTAGGCGGTAAAGTCCATCGTGGCGTCGGGCTTGGCCGTAAATACCACGAGACCCCCGGATGTGGGGTCCAGATTGGCCTCATCCGGTGTAACCCAGAGATTGACATTGACCGCTGCTTGGTCCGCGTGTAGATTAATCCCGGTATAGTTGGAATCGTACTTGTAGGCCCACAGATAGCGGAGTGGATGGGATTCAAAAATGCGGGGCAACGCGCGGGCCAGTTCCCGTGCGAGTtggaggaggaggcggtCGTGTAAGCCGTCATCAATGTAAGCACCAACGTAGCCACCAAATTGCAGCGGCAGCTTGGTTTGATACCAAATGGTGGAATCCCACAGGATACGGCGAATGGCTTGGAGGGCCGATTCGGTCAAgacgtcgtcgacgaccaGTATACCAGGGTGGGGACGGTTGTCGGAGGATTTCGTCGGGATACCGAGCCACTGCTGTTGCAGAGAGTTTAATAGTAAATTGGGATTGAGGAGGGGTTTCGGCCTGCCTTGGGCATCCAGCGGAAGGGATTCATGGACGTTGGCTTGGTGCCAGGCTTTGTTGTAGATGGATCCGACCGTGTCGACATCGTCTGGTGAAAAGGGGTACAAGCCACCGGTGCGGGTCAAGGATTCCAGTGGGGGTATCCGATCGAGTACCTCTCTGTATTTGGGAACGACGGTGTGTTGGAAGAAATACGCCTGTTCGGGATCGGCCAGAGTCTCGGCCAGATACAGTGCTTGTTCGAGATCGTGTTGGAGTTTGTAGGCGGTGGTGTAGGTCGACCCGCCACCCCGCGCGACGAGCGTGGCGGGGAGTTGCTCCCCTCCGCGTCGAGTCGCGTTGGGGTTCCGGAGGGATCGTTGAAAGACGTTGGTCAAGGCCCAGTGGAGACCGTCGAGGTCGTCGTTTGCGAAAAAGTAAGCCACGTCGTCCGGGTCGAGCAACGGAGGGAAGCCGACCTCTCCGGATGAGTCCGTCGGTTCCGCAACGACCCATCGCGGTGGGATGACTGTCCCGCATGCAAGGAACGAAAGCACAAAACGAACAGCGTTCACTTTCATGGGGGGACGAGAAAATAGATAGGCTGTAGTGGTGCCTGTATAGAATAGGGAATAATCGTAGAGCCTTGCGAGAGGGACCCGTTCCTCGTCGCCGCGCTCTGGAAATCTATGCGAAACCTGGCTGTGATCTATCCGACGATGATGGTCTACGCTTTTTCCACTGGATACCGTGCCACCCCGCAGTTTGGGACGGCATCGGTTTCACACGGCACTCACAACTTCAGAAATATAAATGTAAGGGAATGTTAGAACCGTAGGAAACCATATGCTCGGATGTTCAGTTAGTTGAGATTTCAAAGGTTGTCACAGAGTATAGTACTTCTTAAGTATAGGGAGTTTGTATTAAATCATCGAAACCGACCTGCCGCCGCGCCAGCCTGTCTGAGTGCCAATCATATGTCGCGCCGGCGCACGCGGCAGAAAGGTATCGGTAGGATGCCGGGGGTGAGTGTGAGTGTACCCAGCGAACGGTACATCCTCAGTTCGAAGCGCTGTGGGCATTGGGGCAAGGAGTCGGATCTGTGAACAAGCTTGTGCGCCGTACTGTaaatgacagtgagtcgtTCAAAGTTGTAGCGTCCCAAGTTGATTACAAACGTTACGTACGGCACCGCAAGGCAACGGCGACCCCGTTGAGACCCATCGTTCCATCATGTTGGGGAAACTCGCTACGGTAAGTGGACGTCGCGGTAGTTACGCTCGGTAGTGGATACGGTAGTCGAGGCTTATCCGTCGTCTCACACACGTCCCTCTTTCTCTTACTTATCCCTTACTTGGATATTCTTCTATGTATCCCACTACATATTTGTTCCCCCGTTCAGCAATTGGCCCAGCAGCGTCTAATGTTTGTGGAAAAACCCGCGACGGACGACGCGTCGCGACGACCCCGAAGCCACCGTGACACGCGGTCTCTGGGCAAACACGCGGCCGTCAAACAGCGCATGAAggcgcaacaacaaaagcaaggaCAGACACCATCACCGTCCCAAAAGCGTTTTCGAACGGTGCTTAGCATTGAAACGGCCGACGCGACCGCGTCGCCCTCCTTGGCGGAACCCGAGCCGCACACGGAACCCTTGCGGGTCGCCGTGaccgtggacgaagacgacaatcaAGGAGCGGCTTTGCCGACGTCTACCCCCGTTTTGGGTAATAGTGCACCCTCCGACTTGTTCCGGGACGTGGAAGCGGCGCTGCACACCGACTGCGATATTCACGTCTCGCTCGACGACGAACCAGAGGTCGCATCGCAGACTCGGGATGGATCCTACTGGGCCATGTTTGGGGATACTCCGGAACGGTGGACCGGTATTGATATGACCGAAGAAGTCGCCATGAGTCTACTAGACACGTCCCTGATTAGTGTCTCGACAAAAGAGCCGGAGGAGGACGACTACGACGGCAAAGATAGTCACGGTGACGACGCCCCAGCCACGGTCAACAAGACAATTACCGCTGCCACGGACACGACGCCTTtgcatttttggaaaaccTGGCGATCGCAGCCAGTGACTCCCGCATTGGTCCGGATTCAGTCGCCGTCGTTCACTGCTGAAGGGGCTACGCCCGACGACCCCGAACGGCATTTCCGCAACGTAGACAGCGAACAACCTCTGTACGCTGCCGATCGGGTAGCCTTTACCACCTTTCGGCAAAATTCCACACAGATTGCCTTGCAGGAAAGCAAGACCTATCTCGATCGGATCGCACAATTGGAAGAGGCCTTGGCCAACGCCGAGTACGAACGGGATTGTGAAACGCAGCGGCGCATAGAAGCGGAATCTACCGTGTCGGTGCTGcagtcgccgtcgtcgtcggttcCCAACCACCCGGCACCAACCCCCAAGGCAATGCTCCATCCTCCGGTCCCATCCACTCCGTCATCCCTCCCGGATGTGGAGTCTCTCTGGGAACGCAACAAAACACTCGTCAAGGAAGTACGCTTTGCCGATCAAACGTGTATGGAATTGTCTTCCGAGAAGACGGCCTTGGAACAGAGGATCGAGCACTTGAGCGAGAACATTACACGGTTGGATCAAGAAAACACATTGTTGCGCGAGCAACTCGGACGGGCCGAAGAGACGGTACGGCAGGTCAAGACCGACACCGAAACCGACAATGCCGCCTCTCCCTCAGACAAGGATCGTACACGACGGGCCTTGGAAGAGTTCCCTCGTCCAATCGATCGTAAGGAAGGAATGGGCCCGTCCCTTGGCGAGCACATCGCGAATATGGCTTCCCGAGAACCGTCCACGATGGAGAACCCGTCCGATCGGTGTCACACTGCCCAGTCGGAGAATCCATCGCTACGGGAACGGTTGGAGGTCACCTTGGAAGAGCGAACGGCGGCGCTTCGCCAATGCGAAAGTTTATCAGCCCGTGTCTCGGAATTGGAGGCATTGGAAGGCCGTCACCACAGAGATTTGGAAACGACAGCGGCCCGGTACGATGATCTCTTCCGACAGCTTGAAGAGGCTCACCAGAAGTTGACTGTGGCCAACCAAACGATAGTCGAGGGTGACGAGTGTCGGGAATTGCTGCAACGCCGATTGACGAGTGACGCCCAACGGACTGACGAACTAGAGCAGTCGCGCTTGTTATTGCAAAAagccaacgacgacgtggCTCTTTGGAGGACCAAGTTTGCAGACGGCGAGGGGGAAATTCGCTGTTTAGAGGGTCGCATTCGGGAGCTCACCTCCAGCGGTCACGACAGCTCAAGGGCTGCCGGCCTGCTTCGAAAGGAATTGGGAAAGGTTGCGGAGGAAAAACGCGAGCTGTTGGTCGAGCTGGAGGCGGCCAACGAGAAACTCGCTGTATGTGAGACCAAATTGGAACAGTTCGAAAAGGATGGGCAGGAACTCGAGGCAACGCGAAGTGAGCTTGATGCCCTCCGTAACGAAGAGACGTTACGAAACGAGCAACACACTGAACGGGAACGTCAATTCTCATCAAAACTCGCCGATACCCTCTCGCGGATCGAGACTTTAGAGCTAGACGCTGCATCTGCGATTAAACAAAAAGACGAACAATCGCAAGAGCTCGATGCGGCACTTGGGCAACTCGATTGTTTAAGAAGAGAAATTGACGATCTAAAGGAAGCACGCTTGAGTGATGAAAACTTGTTCCAGCAGAAGCTGAGTCGCGCTAGCTGTGATTTGGAAGTAGCCCACACAGATATTGCCGTTGCCCGAGACGCATGGCGCCAGAAGGAAAGCGAACTGTTATGGGCGGTACAGAAGGTAGTTGCCCAGACCGAGAGCCAGGCCACTATCTTGGAAGAGAGACTTGTCAACCGTCACGGAGAACTCGTAGCTCGAATGGGTCAGGCAGTGGAGGCAGTCTCGTACGTGAGAGAATCAATCATTTTTGGAGACAGTACTACTGCTGTCGATACTGTGAGTGCTGCCCATGGGCTGGCGGAATCGGCACCCGCGACACCACTTCCTAGTGACGGTGCTTTAGATGCAACATTCGATAATCCCGGAGGCGCATCGACAGATCTAGAGTTAATGGAAGAAGCTAGGCCTCATGGTTTCGCCGAGTCGTATGGCGTCCACGAGACCGAATTCGATTTTACCGTGTCACTACCGCTAGACACCGACACGATGTCTAGCATTGCCGGTATTTCTCATTTGTTTTCTTTATCGCCGGTTTCTATCGATCAATCCCCCATGGAGAATACCCACAATACCACAACTTTACTGCGCCCGCGAGGCAAGGAACTCCAGAGCCCGAGGCGACGGATCAACGAATTGATTTGCCGTACCTCGGAACTGGAAGAACAGAAAGAGATTGCACTGCAGGACGTCATCGTCTTACAGCAACGGGTGGAAGAACTCGAATCGGAGCTCCATGCAATGGCCAAGGATCTCTCACTAGCATGCAAAGAGAGAAACGCCGTAGCAAAAATCAGCAATTTTCACAATGGCTGCATAGAAGCAACCCTGAAAGAAAACGACACAAACCTTTGTCAAGTAGAGAAGACCGACTCTGATACCACTGCATCGGCAGTTTCAATCCATGTCAACGAGGTCATAGAAAGCATTTTCTCTCGCAAAGGAGAGACCTTTATCTCCGAGTCTGAAGTCGCCGACAAGGTTTCCCGAAGCGAAAGAGACATCGAGGGACTTGGATTGGACCGAAGCATTTTGGATCAGCGCCTAACGACAACCAATGACAAGAAAGGAGAGATAGCGGTTGCATTGGTGGCTGACAACGAACAGATCGACGATAATACCTCTGAGATTGTGTCGTTGAGATTGCATTGTGGATCTCTTTCGAGTGATACGGACAAAGTGGTGGTGCTTCGGAGattggaagacttggaagccAAACGTGACAGTATGCGGGATTCATTTTCCAGCATCCAAGATTTACCTAAAAGGAACGAGAGGAAATTTTTTGAATCCAGGTTTGAGTCAATGACGAATGATTGTGCGAAGGCTAAGGAGAGAATCGAAGAGCTTGAAGCACTGCTAGGGGAAAAGACAAAGCAATGCCAAGAGCTCGAGGCTCACATTGCTACAATTCAAGAATCGTATGCGGATGCCAAAGTAGAAAAGCAAATCATTCAAGAGTCGATGGAAATAAGTCTGTCTCAAAAGATAGCCGAGTCGCAGCAGGCAGCCCAGATACGACTATCTGCATCGGAAGAACAGCTTGCCATCGCTCGAGATGAAATCGCTTTGCTTCATTCGCTTCACAAATCGGTCACAtcagagaaaaaggaaagtgCCACTAAGATTGCAAGTCTGCAGGAGGCTTCCAGCAAGCAACTGACCGAATTGAAGAAGGCGAATGAATCTTTAGACATAATTGGCCAAGAACGAGATGACTTGTTGAAGAGCTTGTCGAAGCTTCAGTTCGAAAATGCCGACGCCAACAGCGAAATGGAAAAACACCAGGAAGCCCTCTTCGAGACTCAAGAAAGCCTTACCGAGTGCCAGCTGAAATTATCCGTCCTAGATGCCATCACCACCGAAAGAGACTCCTTGCTCAACAAAATTACTGAGCTTGAGCTGGAATGCACTGGGCTGAAAACTACTATGACTGAAAGTTCGGCTACCGAACGCAAGTCTTTGGAACACACGCTCTCGTCACTAGAAGAAATTCAGGTCGAAAGAAAATCTCTTCTGGAAAATTTGGATTCCGCGAAAATCGAAAATGGACTCGTCAGGAAACAGCTAGATTCTATGAAGGCTGAGCTTGAAGACGACAAGCGAACGAGCGCTAAACTTCGCGAATTGTACGAGCAGCAAGTTGAAGCCAACGCTGAATTGCGAAGGGAAGTCTTCCACTGCAAAGGTCTCGTGGACGATTCTGATTTTGCAATGCAGGATCTCAAAGAGAAATACCTCGAGTGCAATGAGAAGCTTGcgaatttttgttttttaCACAATTCTAATGAAGAATCCAAGCTGATGTATGATCGTGCTCGTGAATCCGCTGAAGGGCTTGCAATCGAAAGCCAAAGGCATCTCGCAAAAGCCCGGGAAGACCTGGAAACAGCACTTTCCGAAAATGGCAAAATGCAAGCAGAGTATGAAAAATCCCAAGAGGTCCTCTCCGATGTCCGACGAGAGCTAGCAGAGCGAAAGGAAGCTATCAAGGATTTAGAAGTGTCGCGAGAAGCAGCTATTATGGGGCTTGCTGAATACAAAGAACAACTCAATTCGCTGGAAATTTCTCTCGATAAACGGACGCAGACTGTGAATCAGCTCCAAGCCGACGTTAAGGAACGTGACGACGCTCTTTCGAAGTTGGACCAACATAATGCTGAAATCAACGTGTGGGAGAAACGCATACAGGAGTCAAACGATGCTCTTTCCAGACTGCAGGATCAGCTTGACGAAAGCACGGCATCCCTGCGTACTATGACTAACGAATTCAAAATGGCATCGACGCGAAGCGATCATTTAGAACTAAAGTGTTCCCGTCTTCGAGACTACATTCGGAAGGTGACTGGCAAGTGTGACCAGTGGGAAGACTTTTACGATCGACAGGCTGAGGTTGTGGAGGGCCTGAAGCGTGCCAATGAGCGGACTCGTCAAAAGACTGCTGAGCTCGCTCGTCGGTACCAGGAACGAGACCAAATTCATGACAAAGAGCGTGCCGTTTGGACAGCGCAGAAGTGCAATCTGGACTTTATACATTCGCAGCTAGAAGAAGAGTTGCATGGGATCGCCAACGAGCTAGCGCATGTCGAAAGCCGGCCAGTTTCGAGTTAATGCTTAACTGTGAAGTCAAATGATTACCTAATCTCCAGCCCAGTTCCGCTGTTTAAAAATTGTTGCCCTCCTTCGAAATGAATGACTGTTGAGTAGGTAGATTAACCTAATTTTGACTCTATGCGAGAGAAGGTTACATTAGAAGAATTGCTTTCTTCGTTCCTGTTTTGATCCTTTATAATTCTTGGTACCACGACGCTTGCTTCTCCGACAGCTTACATTCAATCAGACCGCTCTGAGACTTCTGCCGTCAGCATGGAGGGTGATAACGTAGGGTCGATGCGAAAAGAATTTcgcgctgactgtgaattgatcTTTGACTCGCAACTCCAGAAAGCCGGGAGGGAGGAGGGTGTGTATTTGTTCCACGTACACTGTATTGCGATTCAATAATTTACAGAATTTCGCTCAGCATGCACCTCCAAAACGCGTTCGGTGGTTCTTTTAGTTTCAATGGCCTTTCCACCGCCATGCATGCCACAGAAAAATACGGCTTACAACGTCGAAAGGCATTGAAgcgcaaaagaaaaataaATGTTGAAGAAAATACATTAATGAAACGTCGTTAAATTCTTTACTCATCCCGGCCAAGAGCATTTTGCACTTTGGCAATTCCGTCGTTCCAAGTTTTAGTCAACGAGAAATTTCTCATTCCTTGAACCTGGCATAAATGAATTTACGAGGCGAACAGTGGTATGAGAGGAGTATCCCACCTGTGAAAGGCTTGATTCGGACCGCAGGAGGCGGTTGCTCATCCGTTTCTGGATTTCCCACACCTCAGTGGCGCGACACACTTACATTTCGAGTGTTGGATTGTTCGTCCCTTACAGACCTCGCTTTTGCCAGAAGCTCGCCGCATTTATTTTCGACGATTTCTAAATTGCAGTAAAAAATATCGAAAAAGCGTGAGACGTCATATTGAGCAACGACGAATACGATTGACGACTTACCTCGCAGTTtccactttttggaaagccGTGTACGATGAGATAACTGTTCGTGTacaatcaaaaaggccgTTCCTGAGACAATAGAGCCAACGAGAAAGGATGGAAGATGCGGCATGTTCAAAGGATATCGCCTTGAGCCTATTGTTTTcttgatttacagttactttgATTTTATCCTCATGGTGGGtgtgttggtggtggtggcaagTTCGCAATTCCCAGTCACATGCAATCTTGGCATGTACTTGGAAGACCCGGATATTGTTTAGGTCACGGACCTAAACTGCAAATGAGGCGGTTTCTTATACGCTCTACGAGTCTTTATACAAAATTATAATCAGATTCTTTATTTGAAATATTTCGAATAATAGTtctgtttcgtcgtcatttCTGATTGGTTCGCGCCTTTTTTCCTGTCGTTGTCAACAACCGCCACTATCTCGAGATTTTCCCGGTTTTATGGCTTTGGTTTCTCTTTCACTTCACTGTTTTGGATGAGCCAAAAAGAAGTGGAGTATATATTGGAAGGTTTGCAAGAGAAGTATTGTCAAAAAGGAATGATGGAAAGCGACGCCGATGTGTACATGGATGATATGGTCAGTGACTTTAGCGACGGAGATGTTTCGTTGGACGATAATTCCTTTGCGGCCGAAAACCGGGCCCCGGTGACAAAAAAGAGCAAGGCAACGGTTACCAAAAAGACAACGAAGAAAGCTCACAAGAATGCTGAGGACGCCCAGTCCATTTCCGTTCTTACTTCTACGGAGAATCTGGCCAATTTGCCAGCTCCCACTTTAAAGGCAGCTGCGGGGAAAAAAAAGACGGTCGAGGAAACTTATCAGAAAATGTCGCAGCTCGAGCATATCCTCATTCGTCCCGACACCTACAGTACGTATACATCTGAAGCAAAAATAGCCATACGCTTGTTTTTATGTTGCTTATTCGCTTACTCGTATTTTTTGAAATACCTTTAACAGTCGGCTCAGTGGAGCCTCACACCAAGCTCATGTTTATCTTGGAGGACGATAAGATtatcgaaaaagaaatcacCTACACTCCAGGTCTTTTCAAgatttttgacgaaattgttgTCAACGCAGCAGATAACAAACAGCGCGACCCGAACATGGATAAGCTTGATGTGACTATAAATGCCGAAGAGAATGTCATTTCTATTCAGAACAACGGAAAAGGTATTCCAATCGTGATGCATAAGGAACACGGCATTTATGTGCCAGAACTCATTCTAGGACACCTTTTGACGGGCTCCAACTTTGATGACGgagaaaggaaaacaacAGGTAAGTTTAGC from Phaeodactylum tricornutum CCAP 1055/1 chromosome 12, whole genome shotgun sequence encodes the following:
- a CDS encoding predicted protein; protein product: MKVNAVRFVLSFLACGTVIPPRWVVAEPTDSSGEVGFPPLLDPDDVAYFFANDDLDGLHWALTNVFQRSLRNPNATRRGGEQLPATLVARGGGSTYTTAYKLQHDLEQALYLAETLADPEQAYFFQHTVVPKYREVLDRIPPLESLTRTGGLYPFSPDDVDTVGSIYNKAWHQANVHESLPLDAQGRPKPLLNPNLLLNSLQQQWLGIPTKSSDNRPHPGILVVDDVLTESALQAIRRILWDSTIWYQTKLPLQFGGYVGAYIDDGLHDRLLLQLARELARALPRIFESHPLRYLWAYKYDSNYTGINLHADQAAVNVNLWVTPDEANLDPTSGGLVVFTAKPDATMDFTAYNTNTQAVVEQLLAPTDFANVTIPYRSNRMVLFDSALFHQTDTFRFRKGYRNRRINLTFLYGTMQLERAELSSADTEL
- a CDS encoding predicted protein encodes the protein MSRRRTRQKGIGRMPGVSFEALWALGQGVGSVNKLVRRTVNDSNGDPVETHRSIMLGKLATQLAQQRLMFVEKPATDDASRRPRSHRDTRSLGKHAAVKQRMKAQQQKQGQTPSPSQKRFRTVLSIETADATASPSLAEPEPHTEPLRVAVTVDEDDNQGAALPTSTPVLGNSAPSDLFRDVEAALHTDCDIHVSLDDEPEVASQTRDGSYWAMFGDTPERWTGIDMTEEVAMSLLDTSLISVSTKEPEEDDYDGKDSHGDDAPATVNKTITAATDTTPLHFWKTWRSQPVTPALVRIQSPSFTAEGATPDDPERHFRNVDSEQPLYAADRVAFTTFRQNSTQIALQESKTYLDRIAQLEEALANAEYERDCETQRRIEAESTVSVLQSPSSSVPNHPAPTPKAMLHPPVPSTPSSLPDVESLWERNKTLVKEVRFADQTCMELSSEKTALEQRIEHLSENITRLDQENTLLREQLGRAEETVRQVKTDTETDNAASPSDKDRTRRALEEFPRPIDRKEGMGPSLGEHIANMASREPSTMENPSDRCHTAQSENPSLRERLEVTLEERTAALRQCESLSARVSELEALEGRHHRDLETTAARYDDLFRQLEEAHQKLTVANQTIVEGDECRELLQRRLTSDAQRTDELEQSRLLLQKANDDVALWRTKFADGEGEIRCLEGRIRELTSSGHDSSRAAGLLRKELGKVAEEKRELLVELEAANEKLAVCETKLEQFEKDGQELEATRSELDALRNEETLRNEQHTERERQFSSKLADTLSRIETLELDAASAIKQKDEQSQELDAALGQLDCLRREIDDLKEARLSDENLFQQKLSRASCDLEVAHTDIAVARDAWRQKESELLWAVQKVVAQTESQATILEERLVNRHGELVARMGQAVEAVSYVRESIIFGDSTTAVDTVSAAHGLAESAPATPLPSDGALDATFDNPGGASTDLELMEEARPHGFAESYGVHETEFDFTVSLPLDTDTMSSIAGISHLFSLSPVSIDQSPMENTHNTTTLLRPRGKELQSPRRRINELICRTSELEEQKEIALQDVIVLQQRVEELESELHAMAKDLSLACKERNAVAKISNFHNGCIEATLKENDTNLCQVEKTDSDTTASAVSIHVNEVIESIFSRKGETFISESEVADKVSRSERDIEGLGLDRSILDQRLTTTNDKKGEIAVALVADNEQIDDNTSEIVSLRLHCGSLSSDTDKVVVLRRLEDLEAKRDSMRDSFSSIQDLPKRNERKFFESRFESMTNDCAKAKERIEELEALLGEKTKQCQELEAHIATIQESYADAKVEKQIIQESMEISLSQKIAESQQAAQIRLSASEEQLAIARDEIALLHSLHKSVTSEKKESATKIASLQEASSKQLTELKKANESLDIIGQERDDLLKSLSKLQFENADANSEMEKHQEALFETQESLTECQLKLSVLDAITTERDSLLNKITELELECTGLKTTMTESSATERKSLEHTLSSLEEIQVERKSLLENLDSAKIENGLVRKQLDSMKAELEDDKRTSAKLRELYEQQVEANAELRREVFHCKGLVDDSDFAMQDLKEKYLECNEKLANFCFLHNSNEESKLMYDRARESAEGLAIESQRHLAKAREDLETALSENGKMQAEYEKSQEVLSDVRRELAERKEAIKDLEVSREAAIMGLAEYKEQLNSLEISLDKRTQTVNQLQADVKERDDALSKLDQHNAEINVWEKRIQESNDALSRLQDQLDESTASLRTMTNEFKMASTRSDHLELKCSRLRDYIRKVTGKCDQWEDFYDRQAEVVEGLKRANERTRQKTAELARRYQERDQIHDKERAVWTAQKCNLDFIHSQLEEELHGIANELAHVESRPPSSAV